In one window of Rhodopseudomonas palustris HaA2 DNA:
- the hslV gene encoding ATP-dependent protease subunit HslV produces MTMYSAAGESSPQIWHGTTILTVRKGGKVVIGGDGQVSIGQTVIKANAKKVRKLGKGDVIGGFAGATADAFTLFERLEAKLEQYPGQLTRAAVELAKDWRTDRYLRRLEAMMIVADKDVSLVLTGTGDVLEPEYGVMAIGSGGNYALAAARALADTDQDAETIVRKALDIAADICVYTNRNLTLETLTA; encoded by the coding sequence ATGACGATGTATTCGGCTGCGGGTGAAAGCTCGCCTCAGATTTGGCACGGCACCACCATCCTGACCGTCCGTAAGGGCGGCAAGGTGGTGATCGGCGGCGACGGCCAGGTTTCGATCGGCCAGACCGTGATCAAGGCCAACGCCAAGAAGGTCCGCAAGCTCGGCAAGGGAGACGTGATCGGCGGCTTCGCCGGCGCCACCGCCGACGCTTTCACGCTGTTCGAGCGGCTCGAAGCCAAGCTCGAGCAATATCCCGGGCAGCTCACCCGCGCCGCGGTCGAGCTCGCCAAGGACTGGCGCACCGACCGCTATCTGCGCCGGCTGGAGGCGATGATGATCGTCGCCGACAAGGACGTCTCGCTGGTGCTGACCGGCACGGGCGACGTGCTGGAGCCGGAATACGGCGTGATGGCGATCGGCTCCGGCGGCAATTACGCGCTGGCGGCGGCGCGCGCGCTCGCCGACACCGACCAGGACGCCGAAACCATCGTTCGCAAGGCGCTCGATATCGCCGCCGACATCTGCGTCTACACCAATCGCAATTTGACCCTTGAGACGCTGACCGCGTGA
- the hslU gene encoding ATP-dependent protease ATPase subunit HslU, translating into MTDFSPREIVSELDRFIVGQADAKRAVAIALRNRWRRLQLEGALREEVLPKNILMIGPTGVGKTEIARRLAKLANAPFLKVEATKFTEVGYVGRDVEQIIRDLVEVAIAQVREKKRKDVQARAQIAAEERVLDALVGPGSSPATRDSFRRKLRTGELNDKEIEIETQAGGGSPMFEIPGMPGGQIGAISIGDIFGKMGGRTKTRRLTVVDSHDILVNEEADKLLDNDQLVQEAINAVENNGIVFLDEIDKICVRDGRSGGEVSREGVQRDLLPLIEGTTVATKHGAVKTDHILFIASGAFHIAKPSDLLPELQGRLPIRVELNALSRDDMRRILTEPEASLIKQYVALLQTEGVTLEFGDDAIDALADVAVAVNSTVENIGARRLQTVMERVLDDISFGAPDRGGETIRIDADYVQKNVGDLAKNTDLSRFIL; encoded by the coding sequence ATGACCGACTTCTCACCCCGCGAAATCGTTTCCGAACTCGACCGCTTCATCGTCGGCCAGGCCGACGCCAAGCGCGCGGTCGCCATCGCGCTGCGCAACCGCTGGCGGCGGCTGCAGCTCGAAGGCGCGCTGCGCGAAGAAGTGCTGCCGAAGAACATCCTGATGATCGGGCCGACCGGCGTCGGCAAGACCGAGATCGCGCGCCGGCTGGCCAAGCTCGCCAACGCACCGTTCCTCAAAGTCGAGGCCACCAAATTCACCGAGGTCGGCTATGTCGGCCGCGACGTCGAGCAGATCATCCGCGATCTGGTCGAAGTGGCGATCGCGCAGGTGCGCGAGAAGAAGCGCAAGGACGTCCAGGCCCGCGCCCAGATCGCCGCCGAGGAACGCGTGCTCGATGCGCTGGTCGGCCCGGGATCGAGCCCGGCGACGCGGGACTCGTTTCGCCGCAAGCTGCGGACCGGCGAGCTCAACGACAAGGAAATCGAAATCGAGACCCAGGCCGGCGGCGGCTCGCCGATGTTCGAAATTCCGGGCATGCCGGGCGGCCAGATCGGCGCGATTTCGATCGGCGACATCTTCGGCAAGATGGGTGGCCGCACCAAGACGCGCAGGCTCACCGTCGTCGATTCGCACGACATCCTCGTCAACGAGGAAGCCGACAAGCTGCTCGACAATGACCAGCTGGTGCAGGAAGCCATCAACGCCGTCGAGAACAACGGCATCGTGTTTCTCGACGAGATCGACAAGATCTGCGTGCGCGACGGCCGCAGCGGCGGCGAGGTCTCGCGCGAGGGCGTGCAGCGCGATCTGCTGCCGCTGATCGAAGGCACCACGGTCGCCACCAAGCACGGCGCGGTGAAGACCGATCACATCCTGTTCATCGCCTCCGGCGCGTTCCACATCGCCAAGCCGTCCGACCTGCTGCCGGAGCTGCAGGGCCGGCTGCCGATCCGGGTCGAGCTCAACGCACTCTCCCGCGACGACATGCGCCGGATTCTGACCGAGCCGGAAGCCTCGCTGATCAAGCAATATGTGGCGCTGCTGCAGACCGAAGGCGTGACGCTGGAATTCGGCGACGACGCCATCGACGCGCTCGCCGACGTCGCGGTCGCGGTCAACTCCACCGTCGAGAACATCGGCGCGCGGCGGCTGCAGACGGTGATGGAGCGCGTGCTCGACGACATCTCCTTCGGCGCGCCGGACCGAGGCGGCGAGACCATCCGGATCGACGCCGACTACGTCCAGAAGAACGTCGGCGATCTGGCGAAGAACACGGATTTGAGCCGGTTCATCTTGTAG
- a CDS encoding MltA domain-containing protein, producing MLAAALLFAPAAVEAGPRHHHSSGHHSSGHHAKPHHAAAHKRHRLPAGPIEIPGGQYAPVSWDQVPGWDSDDQLAAFKTFQASCRPVLARRKPMPDTKALGSSLVAPCRAARVAEISDAAQARRFFERHFLPLQISRVGEDAGFVTGYYEPIVDGSRVQTDVYNVPVYRRPSNLFVRGYSQGAGLPNGGPVYRKIGRRKLVPYYDRAEIEDGAIAGRGLEICWLKSQTDLLFSQIQGSARVRLEDGSFVRINYDAHNGYPYTPVGRILIDRGIIPKEQMSMQRIREWMDANPDGAKELRRANRSFVFFREVRLKDDDEAVGAQGVPLTPGRSIAVDKGLHVYGTPFFITGELPVEAPEAKTPFRRLMIAQDTGSAIIGPARADLYFGAGAEAGAVAGRMRHPIRFVMLLPNSLDPVARGRTMPLPEPRPSARIAKQFPPTPVAKDKPVEADAAKPTATPATKPASPLEGSAQAVPTPQARPDAAPAASPKRTHRRPHRHRHHRRHR from the coding sequence GTGCTTGCCGCCGCCTTGCTGTTCGCGCCGGCTGCCGTCGAAGCCGGGCCGCGCCACCACCACTCCTCTGGCCATCATTCCTCTGGCCATCACGCCAAGCCCCACCACGCCGCCGCACACAAGCGGCATCGGCTGCCGGCCGGGCCGATCGAAATCCCCGGCGGGCAGTATGCCCCCGTGAGCTGGGACCAGGTCCCCGGCTGGGATTCCGACGATCAGCTCGCCGCCTTCAAGACGTTTCAGGCCAGCTGCCGGCCGGTTCTGGCCCGGCGCAAGCCGATGCCGGATACCAAGGCGCTCGGGTCGTCGTTGGTCGCGCCGTGCCGCGCGGCGCGTGTCGCCGAGATCTCCGACGCCGCTCAGGCCCGCCGCTTCTTCGAACGCCATTTCCTGCCGCTGCAGATCTCACGGGTCGGCGAGGACGCAGGCTTCGTCACCGGCTATTACGAGCCGATCGTCGACGGATCGCGTGTGCAGACCGACGTCTACAATGTGCCGGTGTATCGGCGGCCGTCCAACCTGTTCGTGCGCGGCTATTCGCAGGGCGCCGGCCTGCCCAATGGCGGGCCGGTGTATCGTAAGATCGGCCGGCGGAAGCTGGTGCCGTATTATGATCGCGCCGAGATCGAGGACGGCGCCATCGCCGGTCGCGGGCTGGAAATCTGCTGGCTGAAAAGCCAGACCGATCTCTTGTTCTCGCAGATTCAGGGCTCGGCCCGGGTCAGGCTCGAGGACGGCAGCTTCGTGCGCATCAATTACGACGCCCACAACGGCTATCCCTATACGCCGGTCGGCCGCATCCTGATCGATCGCGGCATCATCCCGAAAGAGCAGATGTCGATGCAGCGCATCCGCGAATGGATGGACGCCAATCCGGACGGCGCCAAGGAATTGCGGCGGGCCAACCGCTCCTTCGTGTTCTTCCGCGAGGTCAGGCTGAAAGACGACGACGAGGCGGTCGGCGCGCAGGGCGTGCCGCTGACGCCGGGTCGCTCGATCGCGGTCGACAAGGGATTGCACGTCTACGGCACGCCGTTCTTCATCACCGGCGAACTGCCGGTCGAGGCTCCCGAGGCGAAGACGCCGTTCCGACGGTTGATGATCGCGCAGGACACCGGCTCGGCGATCATCGGCCCGGCGCGGGCGGATCTGTATTTCGGCGCCGGCGCGGAGGCGGGCGCGGTGGCTGGGCGGATGCGGCATCCGATCCGCTTCGTGATGCTGCTGCCCAACAGCCTCGATCCGGTCGCGCGCGGCCGCACCATGCCGCTGCCCGAACCGCGGCCATCGGCCAGGATCGCCAAGCAGTTTCCGCCGACGCCGGTCGCGAAAGACAAGCCGGTCGAAGCGGATGCCGCCAAGCCGACGGCGACGCCCGCCACCAAGCCGGCTTCTCCGTTGGAAGGTTCGGCGCAGGCGGTTCCGACGCCACAGGCGCGGCCCGATGCAGCGCCGGCCGCTTCACCGAAGCGAACGCACCGCCGGCCTCACCGGCATCGTCATCACCGACGCCATCGCTGA
- a CDS encoding Smr/MutS family protein: MKRVAPPLDPPAAPRRKRSLSEDERVLWDSVAKQVKPLRGRPRLTRIELPAAPSDTPVAKPPPPATQQPIKRPVKLATPMSPPPLASLGRRERSHLSRGRKDIDARIDLHGMTQARAHHALLRFLQSASHDGLSFVLVITGKGARLGGDPERGVLRRQVPLWLSLPEFRAYVVGFDEAAIGHGGEGALYVRVRRARG, translated from the coding sequence ATGAAGCGCGTCGCCCCACCGCTCGATCCACCCGCAGCCCCGCGCCGCAAGCGCAGCCTGAGCGAGGACGAGCGCGTGCTGTGGGACAGCGTCGCCAAGCAGGTCAAGCCGCTGCGCGGCCGCCCGCGACTGACCCGGATCGAACTGCCGGCGGCTCCGTCGGATACGCCCGTCGCGAAACCGCCGCCGCCGGCAACGCAGCAGCCGATCAAGCGCCCGGTCAAGCTGGCGACGCCGATGAGCCCGCCGCCGCTGGCCTCGCTCGGCCGGCGCGAGCGCTCGCATCTATCGCGCGGCCGCAAGGACATCGACGCCCGGATCGATCTGCACGGCATGACCCAGGCACGCGCGCATCACGCGCTGTTGCGCTTTCTGCAAAGCGCCAGCCATGATGGGCTGAGTTTCGTGCTGGTGATCACCGGCAAGGGCGCGAGGCTCGGCGGTGATCCCGAACGCGGCGTGCTGCGCCGCCAGGTGCCGCTCTGGCTGAGCCTGCCGGAATTCCGCGCTTACGTCGTCGGCTTCGACGAAGCCGCGATCGGCCACGGCGGCGAAGGCGCGCTGTATGTGCGGGTGCGCCGGGCGCGCGGTTAA
- the secB gene encoding protein-export chaperone SecB: protein MTNGNGTPPEAAAPPQLNVLAQYTKDLSFENPNAPASLAPQQSQPAINIQINVGANNLAENEFEVTLSIEGKAESGSTVLFSFELAYAGVFRIVNVPQENLHPLIMIECPRLLFPFAREIIASAVRDGGFPPLMLDPVDFVGLYRQNLERAQQQGQPS from the coding sequence ATGACCAACGGAAACGGCACGCCTCCGGAAGCCGCCGCTCCGCCGCAGCTCAACGTGCTGGCGCAGTACACCAAGGATCTGTCGTTCGAGAACCCGAACGCCCCGGCGTCGCTGGCCCCGCAGCAGAGCCAGCCGGCGATCAACATCCAGATCAATGTCGGCGCCAACAACCTCGCCGAGAACGAGTTCGAGGTGACGCTGTCGATCGAGGGCAAGGCCGAATCCGGCAGCACCGTGCTGTTCAGCTTCGAGCTCGCCTATGCGGGCGTGTTCCGGATCGTCAACGTGCCGCAGGAGAATCTGCACCCGCTGATCATGATCGAATGCCCCCGGCTGCTGTTCCCGTTCGCCCGCGAGATCATCGCCAGCGCGGTCCGCGACGGCGGCTTCCCGCCGCTGATGCTCGACCCGGTCGACTTCGTCGGCCTGTACCGCCAGAACCTCGAGCGCGCCCAGCAGCAGGGCCAGCCGAGCTGA
- a CDS encoding Tim44/TimA family putative adaptor protein, with translation MDIYTIIFLALAVFIFLRLRNVLGQRTGSERPPFDRAAARDMIPGKQDTNVVSMPGSVIDQSPIAPSADVVPPSDRWKGIAEPDSPLEHGLNAVFTQDSSFDANHFLSGAKGAYEMIVMAFANGDRRALKDLLSSEVYESFEAAIKDREKNELKTETRFVAIEKAELLGAEVRDHVAQLTVKFVSQMISVTRDKAGAVVDGSPDKVADITDVWTFARDISSRDPNWKLVGTGNEL, from the coding sequence GTGGATATCTACACCATCATCTTCCTTGCGCTTGCGGTGTTCATCTTCCTGCGTCTGCGCAACGTCTTGGGGCAGCGGACCGGCAGCGAGCGTCCGCCGTTCGACCGCGCCGCGGCGCGGGACATGATCCCGGGCAAGCAGGACACCAATGTCGTGTCGATGCCGGGCTCGGTGATCGACCAGTCCCCGATTGCTCCGAGCGCCGACGTCGTTCCGCCGTCGGATCGCTGGAAGGGCATCGCCGAGCCGGATTCGCCGCTGGAGCACGGCCTCAATGCGGTGTTCACCCAGGATTCGTCGTTCGACGCCAACCATTTCCTCTCGGGCGCCAAGGGCGCTTACGAGATGATCGTGATGGCGTTCGCCAATGGCGACCGCCGCGCGCTGAAGGACCTGCTGTCGAGCGAAGTCTATGAGAGCTTCGAGGCGGCGATCAAGGATCGCGAGAAGAACGAACTGAAGACCGAGACACGCTTCGTCGCGATCGAGAAGGCCGAACTGCTCGGCGCCGAAGTGCGCGACCACGTCGCCCAGCTCACCGTGAAGTTCGTGTCGCAGATGATCTCGGTCACCCGCGACAAGGCCGGCGCTGTCGTCGATGGCAGCCCCGACAAGGTCGCCGATATCACCGACGTTTGGACCTTCGCCCGCGATATCAGCTCGCGCGATCCGAACTGGAAGCTGGTTGGCACCGGAAACGAGCTCTAG